CTCGGACTGCAGGTCGAGGGCCGGCTGGGTTCCGATGTCATAGTCGTGTTTTCGCCACTGATCGTCTCCGATGTGACAGTACCATATGAAGGTGGCGTAAGGCTCGACCAGAAGCACGACACAGTTTGAAGCGGTGGGCTTGTTGGAGAGCAGGCAGATGCAGTCTATGAACAGGTCCTGCTCGATCGGCAACGGCGGCAGCTCGATCTTGCCGCGGCTCTGGGGAGTCCACAGGAAGGTGGACATGGAGGCAGGGCACCTGGCTAGCATAAAGCCGTGCGTGGCTGGACAGATCTCCTTGTTCTCCAGCTCGTCGATGTAGCCGGCGATTGGCTTTTTCTCCGACACATCGAAGGTCACCGTGGGTCGACCCGCGCCGTGGTGGAAGGCGAGGCACGGCCAGCGCGCGGCTCGGCGACATCACTGTGTATACAGATCGGTAATTAGTGAGCTACGGTGGCGGTGGACAAAAGCGGCCGGCGAGATTGATGATCAACCTGCCACGATCCGCTTCTTAAATAATATGGGGACTAGATCGGGGAGCCTTACCTTTGGAGTATATAGAAGAATCGGAGTTGGGGTTGGGGCTGGAGTTGGAGTGGGGATCGGGATCGGAATCGGGATTGTTGGAGACGATATTTCTCCCTTCGACTTGAGGTCTCTGCTCCGCCTCCGTCTCCATCTCCTAtcgccttccccttcgccttcggaTCTACTGTATCTTTCCTCGCACCCGacctgttttttttttcatttataTATCTAAAAGTCCATATTTATTACCCTCGATCGCAAAGTTTTACTCCTCCTTCCTACACTAGTGTCAGAAAAAGCTTTTATGAATCACTATAAATTTGACATCAGACTTGTAGATTTCCAGATCGAACGTCCCAGCAGCCGTCGAATGTCGAGTATAAATCTTGGTGCGCGATCGCTTGACACATCACCCACAACAAGGCTTTTTCACTCGGCATTTCCCCTCGCGTGAACGAACCTCACCGCGGCGCGGCCTTATCCACTCAATCCCGAGAGTCCCCACTCCCCTTCGGTGGTCGCACGTGAGGAGCTCTCTGTGTCGGGGCACAACCGGGTGACACAACCCGTTGTGTCATCGTCATCGTCGCGGCCCTGCTCTGCACGCTCATCTATGCCGTTGGCCTCGTCGTCGTAGCGCGATGCGCATGCTCCCGCCGCAACGCCAATGCCAATGATCTACGATGGTTTAGCTAGAGTATTTTTGCTTTAATGTAGTTTATTTATTGACTATATAAAATCCTTCTCTTTACGCAAACAATAGCGAAAAAAAGGTTAGTTGTATATGGACCATGGCAATTTAAGTTCATGGAACATGGCAAATTGTCACTTCCTATTCAACCCTCCTTCAAGGAGGCGGCGGCGTCTGGCGACCGTCTCCGCGGTGGTCATGGAGCGGTCGAGCGCCCACGCGGCGGCGAGGTCAAGGTCGTTGCGGACCTAGTCGGGCGCCACGTCGCTCTTGGCGAACGCGTAGCGGCAACCAACATTGCACCAGTCGTACCTCGCCTCGCGCTCCACCTCGGGTACAACGACCCTCGAGCCCGAGGCACCGTTTGTAACCACCACCTCTGAGTTAGTGGAGAAGGAGGCCCCGCGCCTTCTCGATCACGGGCGACAGTTCCTCCTTAATGGCGAGGTGGTGGCAACGCGGCAACGacgagggtgagggagtcctggattaaggggtcctcgggcgtccggcctgtgtaacatgggccggactaatgggccatgaagatacaagacagaagacttcctcccatgtccgaatgggactctcctttgcgtggatggcaagcttggcgttcagatatgtagattccttcctctgtaaaccgactttgtacaactctaggctcctccggtgtctatataaaccggagggtttagtccgtagaggcaatcacaatcatacacgctagacatctagggtttagccattacgatctcgtggtagatcaactcttgtaatcctcatattcatcaagatcaatcaagcaggaagtagggtattacctccatcaagagggcccgaacctgggtaaacatcgtgtcccctgtctcctgttaccatcgactttagacacacagttcgggaccccctacccgagatccgccggttttgacaccgacattggtgctttcattgagagttgtgctgtgacgtcgaagacaggattgatggctcgccttgttatcaaggacagtatcacctccggaggagccctagcctcaggccaaaccctccggctgggcggctttaccatgaccgcccgtgcAGCCGTCAAGCCGACGATGACTACTCAGATCATCGAAAATCGTctccgtgttgactccgaatactccaaacggatggatccggcggagttgtcgtctttaaacgaactcctgaatcgcatcgccgccatgggggtcgctacagactacgatcggattgggcttaaacccgatcagagagaaaacaaatctccgccgatcacccatcagatagcggtcgtagaggagcaaaacaacaactcttcctctatgttgaagacgaactatgttcggatttcggagctcgaagagccggatacctgtctgcgGAACGACACTCCCAGTCCTCCGAACCTGGAATCGGGCGTTGGGCCTGGAAAATCATttgacatcccggagcccgaactaatagcctcggaagtttctcaaactccggacttcaaattgggtcagggttcggatttaaagccaccctaTTTTATGAATGATTCACGAAGGGATAAAAATAAATGCACTAAAGGGATATCAACTTATAAACAACATATTTTATGAACTGTAATTTGGAGACAAAGAAAGAAACTTTTCTTTGGCAAAGAGATCAACTATTAATCTTGTATGGAGCACTTTAGAGATGCTCAGCTATTGTGAAGGTTTGTTTGTGTCCATGGAAGGCACTATAGGGAATTCTCTCATGCTTCGACATTTTGGCAAACAGGAACATACCGCCGTCGAGCCAATGTCCTCAATGTACGATCCATTGCAAGGGCATACATTATTGGACCGTATCCATGCTAAGGAAGTTTGGAGGAAGCTAGGGCTACTTGATATCATTGAGAAGGCTTTGCTTTTTGATCGCTCAGGAAGTGAGGTGTTGGAAGAACTATTTGCATGCACATGAGATAATACCAATGCATATTGACACAACATATTTTAAAGAAATTGTCTTGACGGCATCATGGTATATTTGGTGGTTTAGAAGGGGTCTAGTTCATGGGGGAGATGTGCCATCGAACGCACAAGCAGCAATGTCAATACAGGTGATTACATCTGACAACATTCGAGTAATGAGAAAGCAAACTATgcacaagaagagttgttgggatAAACCGAGGAAGAGCTTTGTGATGATAAATGTGGATGCAACTTTTGATGAAAACATTAATAACAAAGGGTTGGGTGCAGTGGCTTGTGACCTTTGTGGTAAGTTCCTTGCTGCAAGCAGTGATTTCGTTGATTGTCTGGTGGATGCGGCGACTACTAAGGCATTTATTGTGAGGCATGGATTGGATCTTGCAAAATGAAATAGTTTTCAGTCGTATCATTATTCAACCTGATTGTTTGGTGACCATTTCTTCTACAACAGTTGCTCCTTATGTGTCCAAGTGATTATGATCCCTCGAGTTGAATATATGTTTAGTAGGGATGTCGACATTGTAGCTCATTGTCTAGCTAGGGAGGTTGTGCGGCAACCATGTGTTTGGTTGAGGAGTCTATGAGTTTTATTATTTCTAGCTCTCATAAATGATGTAGTATTAATTATTTGATGACCAATAAAGCTATCCATGATGACCTTCCCTCTAACTTTGTGTAGTCACTTAGGTGTATACAATAAGATTTCTAGCTATTAGACTAGCACCTTTTTTACCTTCTCTCTTTCTCTTACattgtacttcctccgtttctttttagtctgcatataagatttggtcaaagtcaaactttgtaaagtttgaccaactttgttggaaaaaatatcaacatctacaatactaaagctatatggtatgaaaattaatttcatgatgcatctagcaatattgatttcatattgtgaatattgatattttttctatgaacttagtcaaagttgacaaagtttgactttgaccaaatcttatatgcagactaaaaagaaacggagggagtatttattattattatttttgcgaggaaaactttcaatctattcatcaactaTTATGGTAGTATAAAGTATACTAGAggtaaaaaattacatccaagtCTGTAAGACACCTAGCGACGACCTCCATCAACGCCCCTCCACCACCGGAGCCGGGCAATCTCTATTATAGTAGACAGTagggaagtcgtcatgctaaggccctAAAGGGCCAGCGCACTAGAACAACAATCATCGTCGGAGAAGAGAAGCATATATCGGAAGGATCCAAGATGTAGAGACACAAACGCCGATCGGAGCCACAGGGATCCACTAAATCTTGCAAGATCTGCCAGAGACAAACTTCCACATGTCATCCAATGAGGCTAGAAGCACTGTCAGGACGGGGGTTAGACGGGTATTCCATCTTCAAAGAGCTGCCACCACCTCGCCTCTATGAGTAGGATACAAATCTTAACAAAAACTTAAAAAGACATTAAAAAAATGGAGCCCTCCCGTTGATAAGGCCATAGGACACGAGGCAGATCGTCGGTGGCGCCGGCGGGAGGCACGGAAAACCCTAGCGTATGGGCATCCTTCGAACGAGTGAAGGGGTGATGATGCCGCTTGTTAGTGGCGCCTATTGTATTTATTACTTTGCCTAGGAGCGGTGTATAGCTAGGTTGTTGCATACCCACTCCCACCATTTTTTCATCTCTTACTCCTTCACATAGGTAAAAGTGCCATATAGGTAGGCCAAAAGCCCATTATTATAGTTGCTTTTGGATACGTCGTAATTTCACAACATTGGACTCACATCCGTCCCAAATCTGGCGGGCTGTGTTGGAGGGTCGGGACATCACGGTTAGATCGGCGTATAGAATGATTCAGATGACAAGGCAGGCTGAGGACTTTTGGGCTTGGAGTGAAGAGAGGAAGGGGAACTTCACGGTTAGATCGGCGTATAGAATGATTCAGATGACAAAACTGAGCCATGAAGCATGGTTATATGAACAGGGCGGATCTTCTCACTCAGTTTCGGATAGCCAGGGATGGACGAACTTATGGGGTATCAAAGTTCCGTCCAAGTTGAAAAAATTTATGTGGAGGTTGGCCCAACACTCAATCCCGAAGCAGCTTTTCTGAACCACCGCAATATGTCAAACACGAGCTCTTGCTGCCTTTGTGGAGCGGAAGACACTTGGAGGCATGCACTTCTGAATTTGCCGTGTCGAGGAGCACATGGGCACTCTCATCCGAGCCGATCATAGAGATGTTGAGCACTAATGTTGATGATAACGCAGATGGTTATTTTCCATGCATGAGTCATTACCGCATGACGAATTTGTTACCTTCGTGGTCACTTTGCGGGCTCTGTGGGGAGCACGTCGGAAGGCAGTGCACGAACAGATTTACCAAAGCCCATACTCCATTCATGGAGTTGTGCAATCATATCTTGGAGAACTAAAGGCCATCCAAACATTTGTACCCCAACCCACTAGAGGTGTCGTGGTGCGCCCAACACATTGGATTGCTCCTTCGGTTGGCTTAGTGAAGATCAATGTAGATGCAGCGGTCGGGAGAGGAGGACGTTATGGAGCAGTTGGGGCGATCTGTCGAGACCCAACAGGCCAATTTCTTGGCGCTTCTGCGGTTGTGTTCCGAGTTGTCTCTGATCCATCAACACTTGAGTGCATGGCAGTAAGGGAGGCTCTCGCCTTGGCGGATGATTTATATGAAAAAATGATTCAAGTTTTTTCATATTGCAAGGTGGTGGCCGAGGATATTCGGGACAGGAACGCCACAGTTTATGGAGCAATTATACATGAAATCATAGCGCATAAGTATACTTTTCTTACTTGTAATATTAGTCATGAATTCAGGAGCTCGAATGTCGAGACTCACAAGCTCGCGAAGCATGCTTTATCCCTACCGGCTGGCCGGCATGTGTGGTTGGGTCAGTCGGAAGGACTTCCTTTCATCCGTGTAAACATTGTGACGGTTGAATAAAAAGCTTCGGAGTTTGTCTAAAAAAAACTGATTTGCTGGAGATGCTTTGTGCAAATTTAGTGTTCAATGCAGTTGCTCGATGCTTTTGATATTTTGTGTTTCACAACTAGCAAGCTCAACTTTTTATActgattttctttgtttttttgttttacatAAATCCCCATACAATttaaatcttaaggttgaattttGTGTGTTGTATAATATTTAGAACggatttgctatttcacatctagatgtgaaatagctatCTCACATCTAAGTCCCTCATCCTTGGATTTGTTTTGTCTTTAAAATTCGTGCACTGATGATTTGACGATTTGTTCGTGTTTGATTGTACGATCTGGCGATTTGTAGCGTGCGCTCGCGCAGCCCGCATGCAGCGTGCCAGCGTGGGCTAGCCCATGTGTGCTAGAGTGGGCTgcctttcctttctgtttttttccttcttttgtCTATTGTTGTATTGTCACGATACACTGCAGCTGTCGCAGTTTGTGAGGTATTTTTTgtcttttttcatttcttttttctccCACTTGTGATACTGTGACATGTGTATATATTAGATGACGTGTGCAGGCATCTCCTTTACGCGTGTATATACCGTATGATTGTtcgtgcatatttgttgttgtttTGATTTGTATTCATCTATGCAACGTGTCCATGGAATTGTAAATCATGTATCGAAATCATTTATATTCATGTTCATTTGTCCCACGGAATTTTTGTAAATCATGTTCATTTTACAGCCCATCACACCACGCGTCTTTCTTTTTTGGGCCGTTTTTCGTGGTCTTTTTTCTGTGTTGTAGTTGAAGATAAGTGTTGTCTGTATAAGTTGGAGAGACGAGCTGACCGCTGGCTCGTCGGCTCTGTTTCTTCGCTCTCTCTATCCCATTGCTCGTTGTCTAAGGAGTAGAGGCGACCCGGCCAAGTTTCTAAACGGTACAATGACGGGCAACGGCcaatttattgtttttatttttgttctcATATCTAACCCTAATATGTAAGAATCTTGTGTCTTTTTGTTATTCTTGTTCCAGTTGCAAGTTGATCATCGACATGTATCTGGGTCCAAACCGTTTTGGTCCTACAAGTGTACTCCTAACTGGGTtcgcctttttattttttattctagTTACAAGTCGACCACCGACATGCAAACTGGAGCTCGTCTCTTTTTTTTTATTGTCGCAGTTGCAAGTAAACCACCAAGATGCAACTCGGCCCAACATATTTTTATATTATGTTGCAAGTTTGCATCTTATTGTTGTAATTTTCGCGTAAACTTTTGATCTCCCAGCGTTGGATGATGTATTCCCGTGTCTCCTTGTTATGTTTTGTCTACTTGTCCCTAACTGAGGCCCAATCCATTTTTTGTTCTAGGTGCaagtccaaccacacacttgacaTGCAATAGAGATTCCATCTTTTTAAacttttgttttttctcttttgtaGTCTTATAAATCCATGATTTTTAAAATTTTATAAGTACTTTTTAAATTCACCATTTGATTTATTTTTTGTCATTTCCTGCAAGCTCTACCTTCCGCCTCCCTTGTCGTTGTTTGTTTATTGTGTATCCTGTTGTTGGCCTAGGCCTATTCGACTCCGCTTTTATTGGCCCTCAACTCATAATTGGGGTCTGacctttttttgtcctagttgcaagtccaccctcgactcgcaactgggatccattttttttgtcccatttgcatGTCCGCCCTTGGCTCGCAACTCGGGCCTGgctttttttgtcctagttgcaagtccaccctcgactcgcaactggggcctaaactttttttgtcccagttgcaagtccgtcctcgactcgcaactcgggtCCGACATTTTTTCCTCCCAATTGCAAGTCCGCTCTCGACTCTGGGACCCGGACTTTTTTTGTCTTAGTTGCAAGTCCATCGTTAACTCGCAACGGGGCCAGACTTTTCTTTTCtatttgcaagtccaccctcgactcacagttcgggaccgaacctttttgtcccagttgcaacaaCCCCCTTGACTTGTAACTCGGACCTGGcccttttttgtcctagttgcaatcCACCCTTGAGTCGCAGCTGGGCCTGACTTTTTTTCCTGGTTGCAATTGCACTCTTAACTCGCAACTGGGTCTCAATATTTTTTTATcctaattgcaagtccaccctcgacacaCAACTGGGGTCCAGCCTTTTCTTTCTAGTTGAAAGTCCAACTGTGGCCAAAccatttttgtcctagttgcaagtccactctcgacGAAACGGGGCTAGACTTTTCTTcccaagttgcaagtccaccatcgactcgcaactggggcccaaCATTTTTagtccgagttgcaagtccaccctcgactcataACTAGGGCACAACcttttttgtccgagttgcaagtgcgtccttgactcgcaactggggcccaaccttttttgtccgagttgcaagtccactctcgacTGCAACTAGGGTCCAACCTTTTTTGTCCAAGTTGCAAGTTCGTCCTGGACTCGTAATTGGGTTCCAACCTTTTTTGTCTGAGTTGCAAGTCCAcgctcgactcgcaactagggcccaaccttttttgtctgagttgcaagttcgtcctcgactcgcaactggggcccaaCATTTTTTGTCCGAGTtgtaagtccaccctcgactcgcaactacgGCTGAACCTTTTTTTTTCTGagttgcaagttcacccttgactcgcaactggtgCCCGCCATTTTTTTGTCCTAATTGCGAGTCCACCCTCGATTCGTAACTGGGGTCGACCTTttaccccagttgcaagtccactgtcgactcgcaactggggttCGACCCTTTCTAGTCCCAGccgcaagtccacccttgactcgcaattaGGGTCCAACCATTTTTtgtccccagttgcaagtccaaactcgactcgcaactggggcccgACCTTTTTTGTTCCCAATTGAGAGTCCACCCTCGACTTGCCATTGGGGGTCCAATATTTTTTTCCTAGTTTCAAGTCCACCCTAGTCAGCGAACAAACTGCAGATGAGCCGGCCCAAGTAGTTATGATacctttttttttgttttgtttcatttTCTTCATGTTCTTTCTGCTTTTTTATTTATCATGTTTCTTCATTGTTCTTCatctcctttttatttttctatttttcaaaaGTTGATCTCATTGTTTTTCATATTCTgataatttttgtttgttcataAATTCACAAGTTTCAATACATGTTTCAAAATTTGTAAATTAGTTCATTTTTCTAAAATTGTTCATGTTGATCAGTTTTTTAAAGCAAATCAAAATGTGTTTTTTTTGTCTTGTTATTTATCTATTTTATCTATTTTGTTTTTTCCTGTTCGCTTTtagttcaatgtatataaaaaagTTCACTTTTAGTTCATCGTATATTAAAAAGTTCATGTATATCAAAAACAATGTTCAGTGTGTATTGGAAGAAAATAGTGTGTATTTAGTGCCAGGAATCCAAAAGAAAGATTTTTCTTTTCTAAATTATAATTATTCAGTCAATTCAAATAAGGCGTATCTTGTTCAAGCCAATAAATAGAGCTGGGGTTATAGTTAAAGCAGCCAGTAGAAAACCAAAATAACTAGTTAAAGTAAGCATGAAAGAGTTAAATTCCATTTTTTTACTACACTACATATGTTGGTAAAGCATTTACCTAAGTTATGGAAAATTCATAATTCATCAGTTATTTTAGATAATACTAAAAAACAAGATAGAGTAAGATACAGAAGTGTAAAAGAAAGTGGATTCATCAGGTCATATAAAGCATTGTTCACCATATATTAGAACATTTTTGGTATTCGTTAACATTTTTTAGAATTTGAAAAAACTTATGTAAATtcgtgaacatgtttttgaaatatgtgttgatGAAATTTTGTTCTTTACTGAAAATTAATTATAAAATATAATAGTGAAAAACGCAAAAACATaaaggcaaaaaataaaataaatcgttGGTTGCCTAGAAGCTAGCTATGGGAGATGTCCTTGTAAATGTATAATGATCAGAGGCAAAAGCTAACAAGTCGATTTAGCACTAGCGATCATTTTGTTTTCCAGAAAAAGCTAGCGATCAGGTTCCTTGTACGGGTAGCTATCAACCAGAATTTTTTTTACGAGAGGAGTTAGTGACCAGATTTGCGTATAGGCTGGTGACCAAGGCGGACACATGAGGAGGTAATTTTTAGTTTTGGACATTGACAAATTAAAATCAAACAAACATGACAAATAAATAGGACAAAAAAAACTTAGATATGAGAtatatctcacatctagatgtgacatagacgGACTCTATTTAGAAATCAAATATCTAATTTCGGTGTCCGAGCACGGAGGTAACTCAAATAAATCGGGCTGAAACCTGTATCCACACGAGGCTGGACACGCATACCCGTTTGGCGTCTTCATAAAAGGCTCACGTACTCCACGGCCCCTCCACATCGTCGATTCGCAGCTCGCTCGCCAATCCAACCAATCCATAACCCGGCTGCCCCTCGCCCGTCTCCGCCGCACCCCCcaaaaccctagctcccctccccaccccgccccccaccgccgccgccgcccgcgaagATGCCGCCGAACCTCGAGTGCCGGATGTACGAGCCGCGGTTCCCGGAGGTGGACGCGGCGGTGATGATCCAGGTGAAGCACATCGCCGACATGGGCGCCTACGTCTCGCTCCTCGAGTACAACAACATCGAGGGCATGATCCTCTTCTCCGAGCTCTCCCGCCGCCGCATCcgctccatctcctccctcatcaAGGTCGGCCGCCAGGAGCCCTCCATGGTGCTCCGCGTCGACCGCGACAAGGGCTACATCGACCTCTCCAAGCGCCGGGTctcggaggaggaggccgccacCTGCGAGGACCGCTACAACAAGTCCAAGCTCGTCCACTCCATCATGCGCCACGCCGCCGACACCCTCGGCGTCGACCTCGAGCCCCTCTACCAGCGCATCGGCTGGCCGCTCTACCGCAGGTACGGCCACGCCTTTGAGGCCTTCAAGCTCATCGTCACCGACCCCGACGGGGTGCTCGACGTCCTCACCTACGAGGAGACCGTCGTCGGACCCGATGGCGAGGAGGTTCGttcccgacccccctcccctcaTCTGCTCGTAATTGCTCGATGGCTAATTAactgctcaagtattgggtgtactCGAAGCAGTACCATCAATTTACTTCGGGCAGGTTGTTTGTTGTATAACTTGACACTAATATACCAACCGATTAGACCTTTACATGTGTTTTTCAAGTAGGTATTCCTTAGTTAGTAGTACTGCAGTCTGTTTAATTTTGTCCTGTATCCAAGTTGCCTCACGAACAGTTAATGTCTAGTAGCTGATTTGGAGCCTGTACTTAATAATTACCTGATGTTCTTTGGATTAGTCGATTCAAGGATATTTGTTGCTTCAAATTGGTTGGTTGAAATATGACGGTGTAGTTAGCTTGGTTCTTTGTGACTGTTCGTCGTCCTGACCCCCTCCCAGCAACTGCTCCTTGCTGCCAATGGCTAATTAACTGCTAATGTTTGGGTGTACTAGAAGCAATGCTATCAATTCACTTCGGGCTGCTAGTGTTATGACTTGACAATTAATATCTTGCAATAGATTAACTGCCTACGTGTGTTTCTCAGGCTAGGTATTTGTTGCTAGTGCAGTCTGTTAATTTTTCCATTGTTCCAATT
This region of Triticum aestivum cultivar Chinese Spring chromosome 2D, IWGSC CS RefSeq v2.1, whole genome shotgun sequence genomic DNA includes:
- the LOC123051411 gene encoding eukaryotic translation initiation factor 2 subunit alpha homolog, whose amino-acid sequence is MPPNLECRMYEPRFPEVDAAVMIQVKHIADMGAYVSLLEYNNIEGMILFSELSRRRIRSISSLIKVGRQEPSMVLRVDRDKGYIDLSKRRVSEEEAATCEDRYNKSKLVHSIMRHAADTLGVDLEPLYQRIGWPLYRRYGHAFEAFKLIVTDPDGVLDVLTYEETVVGPDGEEVTKVVPAVTPEVKDALVKNIRRRMTPQPLKIRADVEMKCFQFDGVLHIKEAMRKAEAAGNADCPVKIKLVAPPLYVLTTQTLDKDQGIAVLTNATKICAEAIEKHKGKLVVKEAARAVSERDDKLFADTIEKLKLAGEEVDGDDDSEEEDSGMGDVDFTKAGAGAD